A single genomic interval of Musa acuminata AAA Group cultivar baxijiao chromosome BXJ3-4, Cavendish_Baxijiao_AAA, whole genome shotgun sequence harbors:
- the LOC103980591 gene encoding putative kinase-like protein TMKL1 has product MPPLASKVSPFPLFPTLASSSIFFFVCLSVFFSFSSSEPIATDVILLLDKIKPALQGSAANAELSSWNASLPLCLWRGLRWSAGGAATALRCEDDPAVRSNLSLSSDPSLHLLSIRLPAAALAGSLAPELGQFSYLESLYLGVNSLIGPIPLELGNAPALADLDLAGNILEGALPPSIWNLCDRLVSLRLHGNKLSGAVPDPAEPSTNCDKLKILDLRNNRFQGPFPKFISDFRELVELDLSSNSFFGSVPGSLAGLSKIERLNLSYNSFTGPLPESFRKSRFTAEAFQGNNLVICGPSTVGKCGSTSGLTSRSIAGIVIGSLAGAVVLASVSFVWVQARKRRNMGRKANGEEGLVFEEDGTDGGDGKLMVFQGGEHLTLEDVLNATGQVMEKMSYGAVYKARLVDGGHISLRLLREGSCKDQAECVPVIRQLGRVRHEYLSALRAFYQGKRGEKLLIYDYHRNRTLHDLLHYSRGGKPLLNWTRRHKIALGVARGLAHLHAGLETPITHGNVRSKNVLVDEFFVPRLIEFGLEKLMVPAVADEVVSAARSDGYKAPELQKMKKCNARTDVYAFGILLLEILIGKKPGKGTGRDGDVVDLPSLVKVAVLEEATMEVFDAEVLKGVRSPTEEGLVQALRLAMGCCAPVASVRPDMNEVVKQLEENRPRNRSALYSPTDRSESGTPF; this is encoded by the exons ATGCCTCCTTTGGCTTCAAAAGTTTCTCCTTTTCCTCTGTTTCCTACTCTGGCATCCTCATCCATCTTCTTCTTTGTCTGCCTGTCTgtgttcttctccttttcttcctcaGAGCCGATCGCAACCGACGTTATCCTCCTCCTCGACAAAATAAAGCCCGCCCTCCAAGGCTCTGCCGCCAACGCCGAGCTCTCCTCTTGGAATGCCTCCCTCCCCCTTTGCCTATGGCGCGGTCTACGCTGGTCTGCTGGAGGCGCCGCCACCGCACTCCGGTGCGAGGACGACCCGGCCGTCCGCTCCAACCTCAGTCTTTCCTCCGACCCCTCCCTCCACCTCCTCTCCATCCGCCTACCTGCTGCCGCCCTCGCTGGCTCTCTCGCGCCGGAGCTTGGCCAGTTCTCCTACCTCGAGTCCCTTTACCTCGGTGTCAACTCCCTGATCGGCCCCATTCCCCTCGAGCTCGGCAACGCCCCCGCCCTCGCCGACCTTGACCTCGCTGGCAACATCCTCGAAGGCGCCCTCCCGCCGTCCATCTGGAACCTCTGCGACCGCCTCGTCTCGCTCCGCCTCCACGGAAACAAGCTCTCCGGCGCCGTTCCCGACCCTGCTGAGCCTAGTACGAATTGCGACAAGCTTAAAATTCTCGACTTGCGCAACAACCGATTCCAAGGGCCCTTTCCTAAGTTCATCTCCGATTTCCGTGAGCTGGTGGAGCTCGACCTCAGCAGCAATAGCTTCTTCGGCTCTGTCCCGGGCTCGCTCGCTGGGCTCAGTAAAATAGAAAGATTGAATCTTTCGTACAACAGCTTCACCGGGCCATTGCCAGAGTCCTTCCGGAAGTCCAGGTTCACGGCGGAGGCGTTCCAGGGGAACAATCTGGTGATCTGCGGTCCATCGACGGTGGGGAAATGCGGCTCAACTTCCGGTCTGACTTCCAGATCCATCGCCGGAATCGTGATTGGTTCGCTGGCTGGGGCAGTGGTCCTTGCGTCGGTGTCCTTTGTTTGGGTACaggcgaggaagaggaggaacatGGGAAGGAAGGCGAACGGAGAGGAGGGCTTGGTGTTCGAGGAGGACGGGACCGACGGCGGGGATGGGAAGCTGATGGTGTTTCAGGGCGGTGAGCATCTGACGCTTGAGGACGTGCTGAACGCCACCGGGCAAGTGATGGAGAAGATGAGCTACGGGGCTGTGTACAAGGCGAGGCTGGTCGACGGAGGACACATTTCTCTACGGCTGCTGAGAGAAGGCAGCTGCAAGGATCAAGCTGAGTGCGTGCCGGTTATCCGGCAACTCGGGCGAGTTCGGCACGAGTACTTGTCGGCGCTGAGAGCTTTCTACCAAGGGAAGCGAGGCGAGAAGCTGCTCATCTACGACTACCACCGCAATAGAACCCTTCATGACCTCCTTCACT ACTCTCGAGGGGGAAAGCCGCTGTTGAACTGGACCCGCCGGCACAAGATAGCGCTCGGTGTGGCAAGGGGACTCGCGCACCTCCACGCCGGTCTGGAGACGCCCATAACCCATGGAAACGTGCGGTCGAAGAACGTGCTGGTGGACGAGTTCTTTGTGCCGAGGCTCATCGAGTTCGGGCTGGAGAAGCTGATGGTTCCTGCCGTGGCCGACGAGGTGGTGTCCGCCGCGAGATCGGACGGCTACAAGGCGCCGGAGCTGCAGAAGATGAAGAAATGCAATGCAAGGACGGATGTGTACGCCTTTGGTATACTTCTGCTGGAGATCCTGATAGGCAAGAAGCCCGGAAAGGGGACCGGGAGGGACGGTGACGTCGTGGATCTCCCGTCACTGGTGAAGGTGGCGGTGCTGGAGGAGGCGACGATGGAGGTATTCGACGCGGAGGTCTTGAAGGGGGTGAGGAGCCCAACAGAGGAGGGGTTGGTGCAGGCGTTGAGGCTGGCGATGGGGTGTTGCGCTCCGGTGGCGTCGGTGAGGCCGGACATGAATGAGGTGGTGAAGCAGCTCGAGGAGAACCGGCCCCGGAACAGGTCTGCTCTCTACAGTCCCACGGATAGGAGCGAGAGCGGGACACCATTCTGA
- the LOC135635329 gene encoding ABC transporter B family member 1-like: MSQQGYGHEEEMIKRRVVVEEWRQPEMQAFHLCSPPHSAANPEVHHQANQLVIEVAERGGGGLVAAADATSLAASLAVPVSSSSASGREMEAANGNVKVEDPQPATVASKQEDVKPSPEAPTVGFSQLFRFADGLDCLLMAIGTAGAIVHGCSLPIFLRFFANLVNSFGSNAGDPDTMVREVVKYAFYFLVVGAAIWASSWAEISCWMWTGERQSTQMRIKYLEAALNQDVRYFDTEVRTSDVVYAINADAVIVQDAISEKLGNFIHYMATFVSGFVVGFTAAWQLALVTLAVVPLIAIIGGIHTFTLTKLSSKSQDALVRASNIAEQALAQIRTVQSFVGESSVLQAYSSALRVSQKIGYRSGFAKGLGLGATYFTVFCCYALLLWYGGHLVRHHHTNGGLAISTMFAVMIGGLALGQSAPSMAAFAKARVAAAKIYQTIEHEPSIDRENDTGIELGAITGLVELNNVDFAYPSRPDVPVLCNFSLTVAAGKTLALVGSSGSGKSTVVSLIERFYDPTSGQILFDGHDIKTLKLRWLRQQIGLVSQEPALFATTIKENLLLGREDATQAEIEEAARVANAHSFIVKLRHGYDSQVGERGLQLSGGQRQRIAIARAMLKNPAILLLDEATSALDSESEKLVQEALDRFMIGRTTLVIAHRLSTIRKADFVAVLQRGSVTEIGTHEDLMANGDDGLYAKLIRMQEQAHEAALISARRSSARPSSARNSVSSPIITRNSSYGRSPYSRRLSDFSTSEFSISIDPSHRTKKLAFRDQASSFLRLAKMNSPEWTYALLGSIGSMVCGSMSAFFAYVLSAVLSAYYAQDYNYMRREIGKYCYLMLGVSSAALLFNTMQHLFWDVVGENLTKRVREKMLTSVLRNEIAWFDREENGSARIAGRLTADAHNVRSAIGDRISVIVQNTSLMLVAFTAGFVLEWRLALVLIAVFPVVVAATVLQKMFMKGFSGDLEVAHAKATQIAGEAVANVRTVAAFNSEEKITQLFAANLQSPLQRCFWKGQVAGGSFGVAQFLLYASYALGLWYASWLVKHGFSDFSKTIRVFMVLMVSANGAAEALTLAPDFIKGGRAMRSVFEVIDRKTEVEPDDPDAAPVSDRLRGEVELKHVDFAYPSCPDMPVFRDLTLRARAGKMLALVGPSGCGKSSVISLIQRFYEPTSGRVLIDGKDIRKYNLKSLRQAIAVVPQEPCLFAATILENIAYGREAATEAEVVEAATMANADKFISGLPDGYRTWVGERGVQLSGGQRQRIAIARALVKKAPMMLLDEATSALDAESERSVQEALERSGVGRTTVVVAHRLATIRNAHVIAVIDEGRVVEQGPHSHLLKHHPDGCYARMLQLQRFTNGTTVGAPPPPSTDARETE, from the exons ATGTCACAGCAGGGTTATGGGCATGAGGAGGAGATGATAAAGCGGAGGGTGGTGGTGGAGGAATGGCGCCAACCTGAGATGCAGGCCTTCCACCTGTGCTCCCCTCCCCATTCTGCTGCCAACCCTGAAGTCCATCATCAGGCGAACCAGTTGGTGATAGAAGTGGCGGAAAGAGGTGGTGGTGGGCTTGTCGCCGCTGCTGATGCTACGAGCTTAGCTGCTTCTCTTGCTGTTCCTGTTAGTAGCTCTTCTGCCTCTGGCCGTGAGATGGAGGCCGCTAATGGTAACGTCAAGGTGGAAGACCCACAACCGGCAACGGTGGCTAGCAAGCAGGAAGACGTGAAGCCGTCGCCGGAGGCCCCGACGGTGGGATTCAGCCAGCTGTTTCGCTTCGCCGACGGGCTGGATTGCTTGCTGATGGCTATCGGCACCGCCGGGGCCATTGTTCATGGCTGCTCCCTCCCCATTTTCCTCCGCTTCTTCGCCAATCTCGTCAACTCCTTCGGGTCCAACGCCGGCGATCCCGACACCATGGTTCGAGAAGTCGTCAAG TATGCTTTCTACTTTCTCGTGGTCGGGGCGGCGATATGGGCATCTTCTTGGGCTG AGATATCTTGTTGGATGTGGACGGGGGAGCGGCAATCCACACAGATGAGGATTAAATACCTCGAGGCGGCGCTGAACCAGGACGTGCGCTATTTCGACACCGAGGTGCGCACCTCCGACGTCGTCTACGCCATCAACGCCGATGCGGTCATCGTGCAGGACGCCATCAGCGAGAAG CTGGGGAACTTCATCCACTACATGGCCACCTTCGTGTCCGGCTTCGTGGTGGGCTTTACCGCGGCGTGGCAGCTAGCGCTCGTCACGCTGGCTGTCGTCCCCCTCATCGCCATCATCGGCGGCATCCACACCTTCACGCTGACCAAGCTCTCCTCCAAGAGCCAGGATGCTCTGGTTCGAGCCAGCAACATCGCAGAGCAG GCGCTGGCGCAAATCAGGACGGTGCAGTCCTTCGTCGGCGAGTCGAGCGTTCTCCAGGCCTACTCTTCCGCCCTGAGGGTCTCTCAGAAGATTGGCTACCGGAGTGGATTCGCCAAGGGTTTGGGATTGGGAGCAACCTACTTCACCGTCTTCTGCTGCTATGCATTACTGCTCTGGTACGGAGGGCATCTCGTACGCCACCACCACACCAATGGCGGGCTTGCCATCTCTACCATGTTCGCCGTCATGATTGGAGGACT AGCTCTGGGGCAATCAGCTCCGAGCATGGCTGCATTTGCGAAGGCCAGAGTGGCAGCGGCGAAGATATACCAGACGATCGAGCACGAGCCGAGCATTGATCGGGAGAACGACACCGGGATCGAGTTGGGTGCCATCACGGGGCTTGTGGAGTTGAACAACGTGGATTTTGCTTACCCGTCGAGGCCGGACGTCCCTGTGCTCTGCAACTTCTCCCTGACTGTTGCTGCGGGGAAGACTCTTGCATTGGTTGGGAGCAGCGGCTCCGGCAAGAGCACCGTGGTTTCCCTAATTGAGAGGTTCTATGATCCCACTTCAG GTCAAATTTTGTTCGATGGGCATGACATAAAGACCTTGAAACTGAGATGGCTCAGGCAACAGATTGGGCTTGTGAGCCAGGAGCCTGCCCTCTTTGCAACCACCATTAAAGAGAACCTTCTTCTGGGCAGGGAAGATGCCACTCAGGCAGAGATAGAAGAAGCTGCCAGAGTTGCCAATGCTCATTCTTTCATCGTGAAGCTGAGACATGGCTATGACTCCCAG GTGGGGGAGAGGGGGCTGCAGCTCTCCGGTGGCCAAAGGCAGCGCATCGCCATTGCCAGAGCAATGCTGAAGAACCCTGCAATCCTCCTCCTAGATGAGGCCACGAGCGCTCTAGACTCCGAGTCTGAGAAACTCGTGCAGGAGGCCCTCGACCGATTCATGATCGGCCGCACCACGCTCGTGATTGCCCACCGCCTCTCGACCATCCGCAAGGCTGACTTCGTCGCGGTTCTCCAGCGAGGGAGCGTCACCGAGATCGGAACGCACGAAGACCTCATGGCGAACGGTGATGATGGTCTTTACGCGAAGCTAATTCGGATGCAGGAGCAGGCCCATGAGGCAGCCCTCATCAGTGCCAGGAGGAGCAGCGCAAG GCCTTCAAGTGCGAGAAACTCGGTGAGCTCCCCCATCATTACCCGGAACTCATCATACGGCCGGTCGCCGTACTCCCGCCGTCTCTCCGACTTCAGCACGTCCGAGTTCAGCATCTCGATTGATCCGAGCCACCGGACGAAGAAGCTTGCATTCCGAGACCAGGCCAGCTCGTTCTTGCGCCTCGCCAAGATGAACTCACCGGAATGGACCTACGCGCTCTTAGGCTCGATCGGCTCCATGGTGTGCGGCTCCATGAGTGCCTTCTTTGCGTACGTCCTCAGTGCTGTTCTTAGTGCCTACTATGCTCAGGACTACAACTACATGCGGCGGGAGATCGGCAAGTACTGCTACCTCATGCTCGGTGTGTCCTCTGCTGCTCTCCTCTTCAACACCATGCAGCATCTCTTCTGGGATGTGGTCGGGGAAAATTTGACCAAACGGGTTCGGGAGAAGATGCTCACCTCTGTTCTTCGGAATGAGATCGCGTGGTTTGACAGGGAGGAGAACGGCAGCGCCAGGATCGCCGGTAGACTCACGGCGGATGCTCACAACGTGAGGTCTGCGATTGGTGACCGTATCTCCGTCATCGTGCAGAACACTTCGCTCATGCTTGTTGCCTTCACCGCTGGCTTCGTCCTCGAGTGGCGGCTAGCTCTCGTTCTAATTGCCGTCTTCCCTGTCGTGGTTGCTGCCACAGTTCTGCAG AAAATGTTCATGAAGGGCTTTTCGGGAGACTTAGAAGTGGCTCACGCCAAGGCCACGCAGATTGCCGGCGAGGCAGTGGCCAACGTGCGCACGGTAGCGGCTTTCAATTCGGAGGAAAAGATCACCCAGCTATTTGCAGCGAACCTGCAAAGCCCGCTCCAGCGCTGCTTCTGGAAGGGCCAGGTAGCAGGCGGCAGCTTCGGTGTCGCCCAGTTCCTTCTCTATGCTTCATATGCTCTCGGCCTCTGGTATGCTTCATGGCTGGTGAAACATGGCTTCTCCGACTTCTCCAAGACCATCCGCGTCTTCATGGTGCTCATGGTGTCAGCTAATGGTGCTGCGGAGGCCCTGACACTGGCACCTGACTTCATCAAGGGTGGGCGCGCCATGCGATCAGTGTTTGAAGTAATTGACCGTAAGACCGAAGTAGAGCCGGATGATCCCGACGCCGCTCCCGTCTCCGACCGCCTCCGTGGGGAGGTCGAGCTCAAACATGTCGACTTCGCTTATCCGTCTTGCCCGGACATGCCTGTGTTCCGCGACCTCACCCTGCGAGCTCGAGCCGGGAAGATGCTCGCACTTGTTGGCCCGAGCGGATGCGGGAAAAGCTCCGTCATTTCATTGATTCAGCGGTTCTACGAGCCCACGTCGGGGCGTGTGCTCATCGACGGGAAGGACATCAGGAAGTACAACTTGAAGTCGCTGCGGCAGGCGATCGCAGTGGTGCCGCAGGAGCCATGTCTGTTCGCTGCGACGATCTTGGAGAACATTGCATACGGAAGAGAAGCAGCGACGGAGGCGGAGGTGGTGGAGGCGGCGACGATGGCGAACGCGGACAAGTTCATATCAGGGCTGCCGGATGGCTACCGGACATGGGTGGGAGAGCGCGGGGTGCAGCTCTCAGGGGGACAGCGGCAGAGGATAGCGATCGCGCGGGCGCTGGTGAAGAAGGCGCCGATGATGCTGCTTGACGAGGCGACGAGTGCGCTGGACGCGGAGTCGGAGAGGAGCGTGCAGGAGGCGCTCGAGCGGTCCGGCGTGGGACGGACGACCGTGGTGGTGGCGCATCGGCTTGCGACGATAAGGAACGCCCACGTGATCGCGGTGATCGACGAGGGGAGGGTGGTGGAGCAGGGGCCGCACTCGCACCTGCTCAAACACCACCCGGATGGGTGCTACGCGCGAATGCTGCAGCTGCAGCGCTTCACGAATGGCACGACTGTTGGCGCGCCACCGCCGCCGTCCACCGACGCCAGGGAAACAGAATGA